The genome window TTCTCTCCAGAGATAACCTTCAGCCTATTACACTGGAACAGTCGACTGGTGCAGTCGATGGATACCTCGAAGGTGCAACTTTAAACACGCGATTCGGATCCTTTCCTCACTCGACACTTCTTGGTATTCCATGGGGTTCCCAAGTTCGAGCATCAAATGTCGATACTGGCTCAAGAGGGCGAAAGCGCCGCCGCGAAGCGACGGATGATGACACACCGACAACGACTGGCCCAGACGATGATGTCGCAGATGTGACTTCTAAGCCTGCAAAAAAGGCTGTCGCAGCTGCGAGTGGTTTTATCCATATCCTTAGGCCGACTCCCGAGCTCTGGACAAGCAGTCTGCCTCATCGAACTCAAGTCGTGTATACTCCCGATTATAGCTACATCCTTCAAAGAATAAGAGCAGTTCCCGGTACTCGAATCATTGAAGCTGGAGCCGGCAGTGGAAGCTTTACACATGCCTCTGCGCGTGCTGTGTACAATGGCTACCCTAAGGACGAGAACGATAAGAAGGGAAAGGTTTTCAGTTTTGAATACCACGAGCCCCGGTATATTAAGATGCAAGAAGAAATCCATGAGCATAAATTGGAAGGCGTGGTGCAATTGACACATCGCGACGTGTATGGGGAAGGATTCAATGTGGACGGGAAGTCTCCCCAAGCAACATCAGTCTTTCTTGATCTCCCTGCGCCTTGGGAAGCGCTTCATCACCTTTCAAGACAGAAGCCTGATAAGGTAAAGAAGGAAAGCGAGGGTGCTGACACCCCTGAATGGATCTCACCTCTGGACCCCAAACAAAGTGTCCATATCTGTACCTTCTCTCCTTGCATTGAGCAAGTCACAAGAACAATTGAGGAGCTCCGGCTTCTTGGCTGGAAGGACATTGACATGGTGGAAATCTCGGCTCGACGGATCAACACTATTCGTGAGCGAGTCGGAGCAAATCTTCCTGCGGAAAGAGGCAATGTCCAAACACCAGCCAATGTGAAGGAGGCCATGCAAAGGCTCAAGGAGATCAATCGAAAGACGAAAGAATTCCACAAGGTGCATTTCAAGTCAACGAACGGTGACGGCGACTCATCAGCAATGGATGTAGACACACCTGCCTCAGATTCACCCAAGACCGACGCCAATGGAAAGGTTGCTGAGGATAGCAAGCCATGGATGCATGGCAACCTGTACCATAGACCTGAGAACGATCTCAAGACTCACACGTCATATCTCACCTTCGCTGTTCTCCCTCGAGAGTGGaccgaggaagacgaggcaGCAGCTGAGGCGAAGTGGCCATGCGGAAAAGAGGGTGGAGTGATTGGGAGCCTCAACAGGCAGGCTCGCAAGCAACAAACAAGGGAGAAGCTGGCAGCAAAGAAAAAAACAGAAGCAGGAGAATGATACCCAGAGAGAGGGAGTGGCCGAGGAGACTGCAGAGAAGCAATAGTAAGAGAATCGCTGATAAGCGGTTATGAGTTCAACATATCAATTTCTCCAAACCAGTCTGCTGCAGTCCAATCGATGGCTGTGCCCTCAGTCAGCATTGTGATTGTTATCATTGTGATGTTCGTTACCTCAATTACAGAACTCCTATTCGAAAGGACGATATTCTTACTTCATGCATTCATGCTGGTTCGAAATTCCGCTGCACGCGACAGGCAGCTGACAAGGCGGACTTGACTGAGGCCATCCATGCTCGACTTGCCAGATCAGGTACCTCGCAGGATTAGTCAAAGGGCAGCTGTTCAATTGGCAGATGCAGAGACACCTGTCCAACGCTCATAGCTTTCACAAAATACGCCTTTACGATTCTCAGCCAACTATATGGATAATCTGCTCATCGTTTACCCAATCAGGGACTCATTCACCATACCTCGACGACCCACGGGTTCCTGGAAACACGAGAGGTCACCTTTTGTGTGTCTCCTGCATGCAGGCTTCCTTTCGGCACCCAGCGAGAAGAGTGAGGCTGTCGGGTGAGGAAATGCGTTAGGATTATCTGCGAACCTCGAGTTTGCGACCTGGCGCAGCTGCCCTTTGCTTGGAGGGATATCCCTGGATTATATCTCTTCGACGCACCCGTGTTCTCGTGCACTTATTTCCGTTCTGGAGTGCTAAGCGACCGCCGCATCACGAATATGGTGAACAAAAGACACACTGCGCATGAGCCCCAACCTTCAACTCCTGCATCGAAGGCCATTGAGCCATTGCACCCGCGATCTCGGTGGTCGGAATGGGCTCTCCACAACTCGGGACTGTACTATTATCGAGCTCGATATATCTCATTCGAGGACATCTCATCAATACCGCCAACTGGGAGAAATTCGATTGTGCCGAATGTTCAAGGCGGATACATTCATTACCAATCCATGAGTGTCAACGAGGTGACCAGTCAAGGGTCCAGTCAAGCTCCGGAGCTAGCAACTTGCTCTACCGTGACAACGCCAACAGCCAGTGATCCTCCGGTCTCTACACAAGAAGTGTATGGCCAGCAAAATGATCAACTTGTCGTTtcaacaaagacaaccaAGGATAGCATGCTGATGAGTGGAGCGCTGCAACCAGGAGCAGACACTACAGAAACTGTCGTAGTGATACCGAACTCCTATGCACTAAAGCGGAAATCAACGACatcaaagaaacagaaggagaagaagaagcatggaAAGAAGCTGGATGTGGATAAGAGAAAGCAAGTCAGCAATAAGGCGAAAGTGAACAAGTGGCTAGACACTCTATAATCCCGCGTGGCATTCTTATGTTATCTGGACGGCATATTACGTTTATGGCGTTGATTGTTTGAAATAGTATATTTCAATGACAATATCGAATGTCAATTGTACGGGAAGCATATGAGACTCGCCGAGAATGTAAAATCCAGGCACTGTGCTTTCCCCGTCCTGTACGCGTGCTGCACAGTGTCAACCCAAACTCTCGCGGCTCGGATCAACTCTTCTCCACCTCTCCAACGTCCCTCACCACCAAGCCTCGCCAATTTTCACGATATACAAAGCTCCAGCTCAGCCTCGGCCTTGTGTGCACGCGACAACACGTAAATCAGACACAACCGCAACCATGACTTCTACAATCGGTATTCCCATTAAGCTGCTGAATGAGGCGCAGGTCCGTATCCCTTTCATATGGCACCTCTGATTGAGCTATGAAGCTAACTTTACCTTGTAGGGTCATATCGTGACGCTCGAAATCACTTCTGGCCAGACTTACCGtggcaagcttctcgacgGTACGCCTCCCCTCTCGCTATCCTTTCTTTTCGACTGCCTTTAATGCTTAGACTTCTGCTAACTCATCATAGCTGAGGACAACATGAACGTTCAACTGAAGGACATCACCGTCACCGCTCGCGACGGCCGCGTCTCCCATCTCGACCAAGTTTACATCCGCGGCTCACACGTGcgcttcttcatcgttcCCGACATGCTTCGCAACGCCCCTATGTTCCGCAGCCGTAACGTGCGTGGTCGTGGTGTCGGTCTTGCCAGAGGTCGCGCGACGGTCAGCCGAGCGCGCGCAGGCggacgaggaggacgatAAACAAGACATAATAGAAATATGCGAGTTTTTGGCGTTCGGGCTTGGATTTTTACAATGGGCATGCCTCGATTTGGGAAAATGAGTGGAACAGGCTTAGGTTGATACCAGTCTAGAAGGGGGATATGCCTTGTGAGGCTTGCAAGACCTCACAGTAGAGGGTGCTTTTTTGAGATTGACTAGATTACAAAAATGAAGGCGTCTCTTACGCCTGGTATCTCGTCACCTTCCAAGTCCAATGCTTTTCAGTCCATATTGTACAGGTTTCCCTTTTATTTCATTCGTCCAAGAGCTTCCTGGGCCTTGACTACCAGCTCGCGAACTTCGTTAATCTCATCACCTTTTTGGTCTACAACTGGCTTTTCCTGTTTCTTCTCGTGGCTGAGAACCTCTGCAACACTGTCTTCGACGCCTCGTAGAGCCTTGCGGCCTTCTTCTCGCACTTCGCCCTCCCAGAATGCTCGCGCTGCCTCCCACTTCTTCTGTAGCCGGCTGCAACTCCAGACTACACCTAGTGCTGCTACAGCACCGGCTTCGTAGACtgtcgaggagaaggaggaaatATATAGAAGGGCGGCGAGGGATGTTGTAAGTCCAGAAGTCCCTAACGACTGTACAACCAAGCGTTGTGCGAGAGCTTGTAGCGCAGGGACAGTCT of Fusarium musae strain F31 chromosome 5, whole genome shotgun sequence contains these proteins:
- the SMD3 gene encoding small nuclear ribonucleoprotein Sm D3 (EggNog:ENOG41); amino-acid sequence: MTSTIGIPIKLLNEAQGHIVTLEITSGQTYRGKLLDAEDNMNVQLKDITVTARDGRVSHLDQVYIRGSHVRFFIVPDMLRNAPMFRSRNVRGRGVGLARGRATVSRARAGGRGGR
- a CDS encoding hypothetical protein (EggNog:ENOG41~BUSCO:EOG09262H50), with the protein product MVQPSPFLEPGTTTSTGDLAIVLLSRDNLQPITLEQSTGAVDGYLEGATLNTRFGSFPHSTLLGIPWGSQVRASNVDTGSRGRKRRREATDDDTPTTTGPDDDVADVTSKPAKKAVAAASGFIHILRPTPELWTSSLPHRTQVVYTPDYSYILQRIRAVPGTRIIEAGAGSGSFTHASARAVYNGYPKDENDKKGKVFSFEYHEPRYIKMQEEIHEHKLEGVVQLTHRDVYGEGFNVDGKSPQATSVFLDLPAPWEALHHLSRQKPDKVKKESEGADTPEWISPLDPKQSVHICTFSPCIEQVTRTIEELRLLGWKDIDMVEISARRINTIRERVGANLPAERGNVQTPANVKEAMQRLKEINRKTKEFHKVHFKSTNGDGDSSAMDVDTPASDSPKTDANGKVAEDSKPWMHGNLYHRPENDLKTHTSYLTFAVLPREWTEEDEAAAEAKWPCGKEGGVIGSLNRQARKQQTREKLAAKKKTEAGE